A single genomic interval of Flavihumibacter rivuli harbors:
- a CDS encoding flavin monoamine oxidase family protein, whose amino-acid sequence MHNVLIIGAGLSGLSAAYFLSKKRIPFQVLEASGRPGGRIDTVQAQNGTSIEMGATWFATKHKHLNALIDDMGLRKFYQHDTGIALFESMSFSPPQQFDIPSAEEPYFRIENGTSQLIESLLERIGKDKLVYHTPIIRITNTKMGVELTSANGEVFSGTAVFVTIPPRLLINSIHFEPSLPLDLQGLMKQTHTWMSESIKFGLAFPKDLWRRKGYSGTLYSQCGPVVEMYDHSDPEGSCCALKGFLSGNAHHLGRKERELVVKAQLDRLFGEGFSSNTEYVDKDWSKEAFIHYPYDGFILPHQNNGHYLYQKPYWNDKLVFCGTETASAFGGYMDGAIQAATRAVDDLF is encoded by the coding sequence ATGCATAATGTTTTGATCATTGGTGCCGGGTTAAGCGGATTATCTGCAGCCTATTTCCTTTCGAAAAAAAGGATTCCCTTCCAGGTCCTTGAGGCAAGCGGAAGACCGGGGGGAAGGATTGATACTGTACAAGCCCAGAATGGCACATCCATTGAAATGGGAGCTACCTGGTTTGCCACCAAACACAAGCACCTCAATGCCCTTATTGATGATATGGGACTCAGGAAGTTTTACCAGCATGATACAGGCATTGCACTTTTTGAATCAATGAGTTTTTCCCCTCCCCAACAGTTCGATATCCCCTCCGCAGAAGAGCCTTATTTCAGGATAGAGAATGGTACAAGCCAATTGATTGAATCATTATTGGAAAGAATCGGAAAGGATAAGCTGGTTTATCATACCCCGATCATACGAATTACGAATACCAAGATGGGTGTTGAATTGACCAGTGCTAATGGTGAAGTATTCAGCGGCACTGCCGTTTTTGTTACTATTCCCCCGCGTTTATTGATTAACAGCATTCATTTTGAACCATCCTTACCCTTGGACCTGCAAGGACTTATGAAGCAGACCCATACCTGGATGAGTGAATCCATCAAGTTCGGATTGGCCTTTCCAAAAGATCTATGGCGTAGAAAAGGTTATTCAGGGACCTTGTATAGCCAGTGCGGTCCTGTCGTTGAAATGTATGATCATTCCGATCCGGAAGGCAGTTGTTGCGCCCTGAAAGGATTCCTGAGTGGAAATGCACATCATCTTGGGCGAAAGGAAAGGGAACTGGTGGTAAAGGCTCAGTTAGATCGTTTGTTTGGGGAAGGCTTCTCCAGTAATACTGAGTATGTTGATAAGGATTGGAGTAAGGAAGCCTTTATTCACTATCCATATGATGGCTTCATCCTTCCCCACCAGAATAATGGACATTACCTCTACCAGAAACCCTATTGGAATGATAAGCTGGTCTTTTGTGGAACGGAAACAGCTTCTGCTTTCGGTGGCTATATGGATGGGGCAATCCAGGCTGCGACAAGGGCGGTGGATGATTTGTTTTAA
- a CDS encoding MBL fold metallo-hydrolase — MKIEQIYTGCLAEAAYYIESNGEVAIIDPLRETKPYIEMAQRNKAKIKYVLETHFHADFVSGHLDLARKTGATIVYGPTAQPNFDAHIAKDGEIVKLGNVFIKVLHTPGHTMESFTYLLLDEGNKPYAIFSGDTLFIGDVGRPDLAVKTDLSREDLAGLLFDSLRDKIMTLPDEVIVYPGHGAGSACGKNMSNETTDTLGHQKLVNYALRADMTKAEFVKAVTEGLVEPPQYFPKNAVMNKMGYESIDLAIRQGTHPLEPHSFQAVWEAEEALVIDTRSKEVFAAGFIPGSIFIGLDDNFAPWVGALVVDLKQPILFLADKGREEEVVIRLSRVGYDNAIGFLDGGVEAWRAAGLDVNTMMEIDAAGFAELYSKDASINLLDVRRQSEYESQHLVGAINFPLDFINKNMSMIQREKKYYLHCAGGYRSMIAASILRSRGFNDIVNIRGGFKALSATNLEKTSYVAPVTML, encoded by the coding sequence AATGGCGCAAAGGAACAAGGCAAAGATCAAATACGTGCTGGAGACCCATTTCCATGCGGATTTTGTATCAGGGCATCTTGACCTGGCGAGAAAGACAGGTGCCACAATAGTGTATGGTCCTACCGCACAGCCCAACTTCGATGCCCATATTGCAAAGGATGGTGAAATTGTAAAGTTGGGGAATGTATTCATTAAGGTGTTGCATACCCCTGGGCATACCATGGAGTCCTTCACTTACCTGCTACTCGATGAGGGAAACAAGCCATATGCGATTTTTTCTGGCGATACCTTGTTCATTGGGGATGTGGGCAGGCCTGACCTTGCCGTAAAGACCGATCTCTCCAGGGAAGACCTTGCCGGCTTACTTTTTGATTCACTTCGCGATAAGATCATGACCCTTCCCGATGAAGTGATCGTATATCCCGGCCATGGTGCCGGCAGTGCTTGCGGTAAGAATATGAGCAATGAGACCACGGATACACTCGGCCACCAAAAGTTGGTGAATTATGCATTGCGGGCTGACATGACCAAGGCGGAATTTGTAAAGGCAGTTACAGAGGGATTGGTCGAACCACCCCAATATTTCCCCAAGAATGCAGTAATGAATAAGATGGGCTATGAAAGCATAGACCTTGCCATCAGGCAGGGAACTCATCCATTGGAGCCCCATTCTTTCCAGGCAGTGTGGGAGGCAGAAGAAGCCCTGGTTATTGATACAAGGTCGAAGGAGGTTTTTGCAGCCGGATTTATCCCTGGGTCCATCTTCATTGGACTGGATGATAATTTTGCCCCATGGGTTGGTGCACTGGTAGTTGACCTCAAGCAACCGATCCTGTTCCTGGCTGATAAGGGCAGGGAAGAAGAGGTGGTGATCCGCTTGTCAAGGGTTGGCTACGATAATGCCATTGGTTTCCTTGATGGCGGGGTTGAAGCATGGCGTGCTGCGGGATTGGATGTGAATACAATGATGGAGATTGACGCAGCCGGTTTTGCTGAACTGTACAGCAAGGATGCTTCCATCAACCTGTTGGATGTTAGGCGCCAGAGTGAATACGAAAGCCAGCATTTGGTTGGTGCTATCAATTTCCCACTTGATTTCATCAACAAGAATATGAGTATGATACAACGGGAAAAGAAATATTATTTGCATTGTGCGGGAGGGTATCGTTCCATGATTGCTGCATCCATACTTCGTTCCAGGGGATTCAACGACATTGTCAACATCAGGGGCGGCTTCAAGGCATTGAGTGCCACAAATCTCGAAAAGACAAGTTATGTTGCTCCGGTGACAATGCTTTAA